From the genome of Candidatus Nitrosocosmicus oleophilus, one region includes:
- a CDS encoding MFS transporter, translating to MHLKTGLSKEQQTIVFASWFGWALDGYDLVLMLFVISSVNQLFFSDNSAMSLLATFATYIIALVMRPIGGALFGNFGDKYGRKKTMMVTIVGFSIVTFATGLLPTWQTVGIVAPILLIFLRFVQGLFAGGEWASGSVITMEMVPKKTRGLLSGFVQSGYSFGFVLASVMYLLVLNIFPNDEFVEIGWRILFFTGLIPGLLALIIRVKMVESEVWLESKEQRKEIHKTPLKNILSDRVQRKRIFLALIIMTGLMYSYYTSIGFMPVFLENYVEINKNDVAIIMIEVTVAALLGTVFTGLVSQIIGRMKIITIFAIASILLSVPLLYGLFISTNIHEKIFFASLLIFLSATAFGPMPAFLSERFPTEIRNTASGLVYNGGLIIGSWSPIVAISLLSNTKSLSPILIPLVLALNISIGAIILLIGSRLNPDTREVNLN from the coding sequence ATGCATCTAAAGACGGGATTATCTAAGGAACAACAAACAATAGTTTTTGCTTCTTGGTTTGGATGGGCCCTTGATGGTTATGATCTAGTCTTAATGTTATTTGTAATATCCTCAGTCAATCAACTTTTTTTTTCGGACAATTCCGCGATGAGTCTATTAGCGACGTTTGCTACATATATTATAGCCCTAGTCATGCGACCTATCGGAGGCGCCCTATTTGGAAATTTTGGAGATAAATACGGTAGAAAAAAAACCATGATGGTAACAATAGTGGGATTCTCAATTGTAACATTTGCTACCGGTTTACTTCCAACTTGGCAAACTGTCGGGATAGTGGCACCGATTCTGCTTATTTTTTTGAGATTTGTCCAAGGATTATTCGCCGGTGGCGAATGGGCAAGTGGATCTGTAATTACCATGGAAATGGTTCCAAAAAAGACGCGAGGGTTGCTCTCAGGATTTGTTCAAAGTGGATATTCATTTGGATTTGTACTTGCGTCAGTCATGTACCTTTTAGTGCTAAATATTTTTCCAAACGATGAATTTGTTGAAATCGGATGGCGAATTTTATTTTTTACAGGATTAATTCCTGGATTATTAGCACTAATAATCAGAGTAAAGATGGTTGAATCAGAAGTTTGGCTGGAATCGAAAGAACAAAGAAAAGAGATACACAAGACACCATTGAAAAATATATTATCAGATAGGGTGCAACGAAAACGAATTTTTCTTGCGTTAATAATTATGACTGGTCTCATGTATTCTTATTATACATCCATCGGTTTCATGCCCGTATTTTTAGAAAATTATGTGGAAATTAACAAAAATGATGTTGCAATCATAATGATCGAGGTAACGGTTGCAGCACTATTGGGCACGGTATTTACGGGCCTCGTAAGTCAGATTATAGGAAGGATGAAAATAATAACTATTTTTGCTATTGCATCTATACTACTATCTGTACCATTACTTTATGGTCTGTTTATTTCCACAAATATTCATGAAAAAATATTTTTTGCATCCTTATTGATTTTCTTATCCGCTACGGCATTTGGTCCAATGCCTGCATTCCTATCAGAAAGATTTCCAACTGAGATAAGAAATACTGCCTCAGGTCTTGTTTACAATGGCGGCTTAATAATCGGTTCGTGGTCACCTATTGTTGCAATAAGTCTTTTGTCCAACACGAAATCACTCTCACCGATCCTTATCCCACTGGTGCTTGCCCTGAATATTTCAATAGGTGCAATAATCCTTCTAATAGGATCCAGATTAAATCCAGATACTCGGGAAGTGAACCTTAATTGA
- a CDS encoding acyl-CoA carboxylase subunit beta, with translation MNFSDLEAKRITHLLGGGKEKLEEQRKKGQLTATERINALFDTGSFEEIDPFVIHNCNDFGMENKKILGDGVITGYGRIDSRLVYSFCHDFTVLGGSLGLSFASKICKIMDHALKQGVPIIGINDSGGARIQEGVESLGGYADIFHRNVRVSGIIPQISLIMGPCAGGAVYSPALTDFIIMTKSAYMFVTGPDVVRQVTNENVTSTELGGASIHNEKSGVAHFVADDEYDCFEILKKLLSFIPSNNLESSPKVKSTDSSKLLDESLDSILPSDSHMSYSMENVIRKVVDKEDFFEVQKLWARNIIIGFARLDGNVVGIVANNPEILAGVLDIDSCNKAARFVRFCDCFNIPIITFVDVPGFLPGTDQEWRGIIRHGAKLLFAFSEATVPRLSVITRKAYGGAYDVMNSKHIGGDYNFAWPNAEIAVMGAESACNIIFRKELSISENKHKRRSELVSDYEKKFSNPYIAASKGYIDNVIMPRETRQKLISALNAINRKREDLPKRKHGNMPI, from the coding sequence ATGAATTTTTCTGATTTGGAAGCCAAGAGGATAACGCATCTTCTAGGTGGTGGAAAAGAGAAACTAGAAGAACAAAGAAAAAAGGGTCAATTGACAGCAACTGAAAGAATCAATGCATTATTTGATACAGGCAGTTTTGAGGAAATAGATCCTTTTGTAATTCACAATTGTAATGATTTTGGAATGGAAAATAAAAAAATTCTAGGTGACGGTGTTATAACAGGCTATGGAAGAATAGATTCTCGCTTAGTGTACTCTTTTTGTCATGACTTTACAGTTCTAGGGGGTTCACTCGGTCTTAGTTTTGCGTCAAAGATATGTAAGATAATGGATCATGCATTAAAGCAAGGGGTTCCAATAATAGGTATAAATGATTCTGGAGGCGCAAGAATTCAAGAGGGGGTCGAAAGCCTAGGAGGTTACGCAGACATATTCCACAGAAATGTTAGAGTTTCTGGCATAATTCCTCAAATATCTTTGATAATGGGCCCTTGTGCAGGAGGTGCAGTTTATTCTCCTGCTTTGACTGATTTCATTATAATGACAAAATCAGCATATATGTTTGTCACTGGTCCAGATGTTGTGAGACAGGTCACCAATGAAAATGTTACATCTACAGAACTAGGTGGCGCTTCCATACATAATGAAAAAAGCGGTGTGGCTCATTTTGTTGCAGATGATGAATATGATTGCTTTGAAATATTGAAAAAATTGCTTTCATTTATTCCGTCTAACAATCTGGAATCATCACCAAAAGTCAAATCCACAGATAGTTCCAAGCTTCTGGATGAAAGTCTTGATTCAATTCTTCCTTCCGACTCACATATGTCTTATAGTATGGAAAATGTAATTAGAAAAGTAGTTGATAAAGAAGACTTTTTCGAAGTCCAAAAATTATGGGCTAGAAATATCATAATTGGTTTTGCTAGGTTGGATGGTAACGTTGTGGGTATAGTTGCCAATAACCCAGAAATTTTAGCCGGAGTTCTAGATATAGATTCTTGCAACAAGGCAGCAAGATTTGTAAGATTTTGTGACTGCTTTAACATTCCTATAATTACCTTCGTAGATGTTCCAGGTTTTCTTCCTGGTACAGATCAGGAATGGAGGGGAATAATAAGACATGGTGCAAAGCTGTTATTTGCATTCTCGGAAGCTACTGTACCTAGACTCTCAGTAATCACAAGAAAAGCTTATGGTGGAGCATATGACGTAATGAATAGTAAACATATAGGAGGAGATTATAATTTCGCTTGGCCAAATGCTGAGATCGCTGTTATGGGTGCTGAAAGTGCATGTAATATTATATTTAGAAAAGAATTATCTATTTCTGAAAATAAACACAAAAGAAGATCAGAGTTAGTATCAGATTATGAAAAAAAATTTTCAAATCCATACATTGCAGCTTCTAAAGGTTATATTGACAATGTAATAATGCCTCGAGAGACTCGACAGAAACTCATTTCTGCTCTAAATGCTATTAATAGAAAAAGAGAAGACCTACCAAAAAGAAAGCATGGAAACATGCCCATATAA
- a CDS encoding acetyl-CoA carboxylase biotin carboxylase subunit, which yields MERILLANRGEIVIRVAKTCRKLGYSPCGIYSDADKDSLHIKHCDRVENIGGNLPNESYLNMMKIIDAARKMDCTFIHPGYGFLAEKSEFANLCNKEGLVFIGPSADVLKISGDKVLAKEILSQVATTVEGKEVSDINEALEFANELGYPVIIKAARGGGGRGLQIINTPHQLTKLLKFSIREALLSFGSGRVYIEKYVQNPRHIEVQILGDRSKVIHLGERECTIQRRHQKLIEETPSPALDNAARESLIKTAVEIMKKIRYDNAGTVEFLLKNGSFYFMEINSRIQVEHPITEVVTGIDIVEQQLNISCRNGMTLEQNDIKARGHAIECRINAEHPISFTPYPGLVKDYTPPIDSRSIRIDSSLYAGYSIPPFYDSLIAKVIVRAENRKEAIEKMKNALLSFRISGIPSTIPFHLSALHDDRFLTGNYDTAFVEKLKSYSQKDGEIAALVFENMLKRRGSSDEYFKEDESKQDDEQSQQWILSRYEEFLKLQGNYNLENSMRWVK from the coding sequence ATGGAGAGAATACTTTTAGCCAATAGAGGTGAAATTGTGATAAGAGTAGCCAAGACATGCCGTAAACTAGGCTATTCTCCATGCGGAATATATTCTGATGCTGACAAGGATAGTCTGCATATAAAACACTGTGACAGAGTAGAAAATATCGGGGGAAATTTGCCCAATGAGAGCTATTTGAATATGATGAAGATAATTGATGCGGCAAGAAAAATGGATTGTACATTCATACATCCAGGATATGGTTTTCTTGCTGAAAAATCAGAATTTGCTAATTTGTGTAACAAAGAAGGATTGGTGTTTATTGGCCCTTCTGCTGATGTGTTAAAAATTTCGGGAGACAAAGTGTTAGCTAAAGAGATATTATCACAAGTTGCTACTACTGTAGAGGGTAAAGAAGTATCCGATATAAATGAGGCATTGGAATTTGCAAATGAATTAGGGTATCCGGTAATTATAAAAGCTGCAAGGGGAGGAGGAGGAAGGGGACTTCAAATAATAAATACTCCTCACCAATTGACAAAATTATTAAAGTTCTCTATAAGAGAAGCGTTATTAAGCTTTGGTTCAGGCAGAGTATATATTGAAAAATATGTTCAAAATCCAAGACATATAGAGGTACAGATACTGGGTGATCGTTCTAAAGTGATTCATCTAGGAGAAAGAGAATGTACTATTCAGAGGAGACATCAAAAATTGATCGAAGAAACTCCCTCGCCAGCATTAGATAACGCCGCTAGGGAGAGTTTAATAAAAACTGCCGTTGAAATCATGAAAAAAATTCGATATGATAACGCCGGAACGGTCGAATTTCTATTAAAGAATGGTTCATTTTATTTTATGGAGATAAATTCAAGAATACAAGTAGAACATCCTATAACAGAAGTAGTTACTGGAATTGATATAGTAGAACAACAACTCAACATATCATGTAGAAATGGGATGACACTTGAACAAAATGATATAAAAGCCCGTGGGCACGCTATTGAGTGCAGAATAAATGCCGAACATCCTATAAGCTTTACACCATACCCAGGTTTGGTAAAGGATTATACCCCTCCCATTGATTCACGATCGATTAGGATAGATAGCTCGTTATATGCAGGATATAGCATCCCTCCATTTTATGATTCATTAATTGCCAAAGTAATAGTCAGGGCAGAAAATAGAAAAGAAGCAATTGAAAAAATGAAAAATGCTCTATTATCTTTCAGAATTTCTGGTATACCATCAACTATACCTTTTCATTTATCTGCTTTACATGATGATCGATTTCTAACTGGAAATTACGATACTGCCTTTGTTGAAAAATTGAAATCATACTCACAGAAGGATGGAGAAATTGCAGCTTTGGTATTTGAAAATATGTTGAAAAGACGAGGATCGTCAGATGAGTACTTTAAAGAAGACGAATCAAAACAGGATGATGAGCAGAGCCAACAATGGATTTTAAGCAGATATGAAGAATTTCTTAAGTTACAAGGTAATTATAATCTAGAAAATTCTATGAGATGGGTCAAATGA
- a CDS encoding acetyl-CoA carboxylase biotin carboxyl carrier protein subunit produces the protein MKLEVNGTTYEVKIHGDKILINEKTIDLTKIKENEIVIDSKKFYLDFYERTGIGMEGKQQSLLLINGMAYTIVKIDTDQETIKELRAPMSGNIIDIYVQLGSYVQRGEPLLVLEAMKMHNEIKSPRDGKIIDILFNKQQPVKAGEIILIFD, from the coding sequence ATGAAGCTAGAGGTTAACGGAACAACTTATGAAGTAAAAATACACGGGGATAAGATTCTCATTAATGAAAAAACTATAGATTTGACCAAAATAAAAGAAAATGAAATTGTTATAGATTCAAAGAAGTTTTATCTTGATTTTTATGAGCGAACGGGAATCGGAATGGAGGGTAAACAACAATCTCTCTTACTCATAAATGGCATGGCATACACGATAGTTAAAATAGATACGGACCAAGAAACCATCAAGGAATTGCGTGCACCCATGAGTGGAAACATAATCGATATTTATGTGCAGCTTGGATCATATGTTCAAAGGGGTGAACCTCTTTTAGTTCTTGAAGCAATGAAAATGCACAATGAAATCAAATCCCCCAGAGATGGAAAAATAATAGATATATTGTTCAATAAACAGCAACCTGTAAAAGCAGGAGAAATAATACTAATATTTGATTAG
- a CDS encoding multicopper oxidase domain-containing protein: MSKISNVSPHSYDKNFQKEKSYRKKSCIIFLLLLISLCIVSITSLSSSYVVKVFTNFVFAQEYDQTKLPKFHLSENTNNFENNSTDPLSDSKKDINSENSTLTSDRASTSHRQITLVTEEVYLDIAPGKRVKAWTYNGTVPGPTIRLTEGENLTIKYINKSPIPHTIHFHGNHADINDGVLPQVMPGQTYLYNITGEPAGALMYHCHAPPTSLHIRMGMYGALIVDPKDKPVAPAREFVMVMGEYDLKNQVGFDADYYFINGYADQYVHHPLEINHNDLMRIYLINLGTTIPASFHLHSTTFVTYPSGLWDNLPIHSQTISVAPGDASIVEAKWKYPGNYFFHTHGIPEEKGNMGQIKVVGKGSESAEGKSKFQNSNDTSRGTNSNQSRNFSEPLTRSVSMFDWQYELQKKLQSPEVISTSGHKGIDEDHIGSTKEIGGNNGTLQENESFHVQDKESKAELTTSDESGVKLLDDAKAPFLKNETDRNSKFSISISPGSSSPENKIFYDPSSIKIEEGTQVTWINTDQNMPHTVTSGNPDQGPSGIFDSGIINGDDSMYKFTFDTKGEYNYYCTLHPWMTAKVIVN; the protein is encoded by the coding sequence ATGTCGAAAATCTCAAATGTTTCACCCCATTCCTATGATAAAAATTTTCAAAAAGAAAAATCATATAGGAAAAAATCTTGCATAATTTTCCTGCTTTTGTTAATCTCTCTTTGTATTGTAAGTATAACAAGTCTATCATCTTCTTATGTGGTCAAGGTTTTTACCAATTTTGTATTTGCACAAGAGTATGACCAAACTAAGCTACCTAAATTCCATCTATCAGAGAATACGAACAACTTTGAAAATAATTCAACGGATCCCTTATCTGATTCTAAGAAAGATATTAATTCAGAAAATAGTACCTTAACCTCTGATAGAGCAAGCACATCCCATAGACAAATAACTCTTGTTACTGAAGAAGTATATCTTGACATAGCGCCCGGGAAGAGAGTTAAAGCATGGACGTATAATGGTACAGTTCCAGGTCCTACCATACGATTAACTGAAGGGGAGAATTTAACTATTAAATACATAAACAAATCTCCTATACCACATACTATCCACTTTCACGGAAATCATGCGGACATTAACGATGGTGTACTTCCTCAAGTAATGCCTGGCCAGACATATTTGTACAATATTACCGGCGAACCCGCAGGTGCACTAATGTATCATTGTCATGCTCCTCCAACTTCCTTACATATTAGAATGGGTATGTATGGAGCACTAATAGTAGATCCAAAGGATAAACCAGTCGCTCCTGCAAGAGAATTTGTTATGGTGATGGGTGAATATGACCTCAAAAATCAAGTAGGGTTTGATGCAGATTACTACTTCATAAACGGTTATGCTGATCAGTATGTGCATCATCCACTTGAGATTAATCATAATGATTTAATGCGAATCTATTTAATTAATCTGGGCACTACGATACCTGCATCTTTCCACCTTCATAGCACTACATTCGTAACATATCCCTCAGGTTTGTGGGATAACCTTCCTATTCATTCCCAAACAATTTCGGTAGCACCGGGGGATGCATCAATAGTGGAAGCAAAGTGGAAGTACCCGGGTAATTACTTCTTTCATACTCATGGAATTCCGGAAGAAAAGGGAAATATGGGACAAATAAAGGTAGTTGGGAAAGGTAGTGAAAGCGCAGAAGGAAAGTCGAAATTTCAAAATAGTAATGACACTTCTAGAGGAACTAATTCAAATCAATCTAGAAATTTCTCAGAACCATTAACCAGGAGTGTAAGCATGTTTGATTGGCAATATGAATTACAAAAGAAATTACAATCTCCAGAAGTTATTTCTACTAGTGGACACAAAGGAATAGACGAAGATCATATAGGATCAACTAAAGAAATAGGTGGAAATAATGGAACCTTACAAGAAAATGAAAGTTTTCATGTACAAGACAAAGAATCTAAAGCTGAACTAACTACTAGTGACGAGTCTGGCGTCAAGTTGTTGGATGATGCAAAGGCTCCATTTCTCAAAAATGAGACAGACCGTAACAGTAAATTTTCAATTTCAATAAGTCCAGGTTCATCAAGTCCAGAGAATAAGATATTCTATGACCCTTCATCTATCAAGATAGAAGAGGGAACGCAAGTCACTTGGATCAATACTGACCAAAATATGCCGCATACTGTAACATCTGGAAACCCAGACCAAGGTCCAAGTGGAATTTTTGACTCAGGAATAATTAATGGAGACGACAGTATGTACAAATTCACATTTGATACCAAGGGAGAATATAATTATTATTGTACACTGCATCCTTGGATGACGGCAAAGGTCATAGTGAATTGA
- a CDS encoding NmrA family NAD(P)-binding protein produces the protein MSSILVTGTTGDMGLHLVRILSLYDCDFHISVKSINCTNNTIKKQIEVFRNLGLSNFIEMDLADVDTITYQKLDGIEKIFLLTPITYSLESIRKIITEAKRANSVKHIIKLSSMAAPLHPPTPTDALHRQAEKIIEESGINYTYLRPNYYMQNFIQLNGLSIKKDKRFFLPFSNSKASFVDVRDVSEIAARILRDTSNKHYNTSYTITGGQSLSCNTIAKIFTILLGEPIKYINITKEQARIRMKKLGIQKNIADSLFDLYELIEDGRLRRISHTVEMILGRKPITFETFVRDNLDAFK, from the coding sequence TTGTCTTCGATCCTAGTTACTGGTACAACTGGAGATATGGGACTCCATCTGGTAAGAATTCTTTCGTTGTATGATTGTGACTTCCACATATCAGTTAAATCTATTAATTGTACAAATAATACTATAAAGAAACAGATAGAGGTTTTTCGAAATCTTGGATTATCAAATTTCATTGAGATGGATCTTGCTGATGTCGATACCATAACCTACCAGAAATTAGATGGCATAGAAAAGATCTTTTTACTAACCCCGATAACATACTCTCTAGAATCTATAAGGAAAATCATAACAGAAGCAAAAAGAGCAAATTCGGTTAAGCACATTATTAAATTATCTTCAATGGCAGCCCCCTTGCACCCACCTACTCCCACAGATGCATTACACAGACAAGCCGAAAAGATAATTGAAGAATCTGGAATAAATTATACTTATCTTAGACCAAATTACTACATGCAAAATTTTATACAGTTAAATGGACTTTCAATAAAAAAGGATAAGAGGTTTTTTCTTCCATTTAGTAATTCAAAGGCAAGTTTTGTAGATGTTAGAGATGTATCTGAGATCGCAGCTAGAATACTTCGGGATACTTCCAATAAACACTACAATACTTCCTATACTATTACCGGTGGTCAATCTTTATCTTGTAATACAATCGCAAAGATTTTTACAATATTACTAGGCGAGCCCATAAAATATATTAACATAACAAAAGAACAGGCCCGGATCCGCATGAAAAAATTAGGAATTCAAAAAAACATTGCCGATAGTTTGTTTGATCTATATGAATTAATTGAAGATGGTCGTTTAAGACGCATTTCTCATACTGTAGAAATGATCCTAGGAAGAAAACCAATAACATTTGAAACCTTTGTACGAGATAATTTAGATGCATTCAAATAA
- a CDS encoding sensor histidine kinase codes for MKSDNVTRIPKSEILYGSENAMRRGISFMKTTKTRMDIAFDKNAPSIVVQIPGYRDGYKDVIKRGAKIRCITEVTYENTRFCKELLNMVTELRHLNGLSGRIAVNESEYMTTTGLQTAKPITEIIYSNVDEVVAQGRDTFESLWSNAFPAIQRIREIEKGTEPIFTKILQDDKEIRDTIFRIIRKSKFLLLCTSIGGIQISHEHFLDINIKILRAYNAGKHDGIKWVTSINDKSDVDLVNLFSKYGMKIKHTLDRPSINFVISDKYFASTTEKMINGEMISNLLFSNDPVYLEHFSTIFNNTWKNSMNLRDRTKEIKDANLFKTQVISDPQISFKMTNQFYASAKKEILIILTSVNSLLQLINSGSLEKLNELGSRGLSVKVLIIQSHKIDHLKEIKFEYPQIEFRTPQFHFPVKNRITIVDRTKTIIQKIKDDSKTKIPQTEGITTYIEGELTAWSHTAIFDTLWKQSETVDKLRRINKHLQSHEKMQKEYIDIIAHELRSPIQPIIGLTEYVKEKLKDKKQIELLDSVIASGQKLNMLTESILDVSRIEDHLFSLKEENLDLNELLQSIIRVFKKILKRNEKVIKFTFFDSKSPFVVLGDRNRLEQVISNLIHNSIKSITRKYQGIDGGEILIKMERKKPVLSINPTKRQEIVHIIIEDNGDGIEPALLPKLFTKFTKSSDGNGLGLYISRKIIEAHGGKIWAANMRSGNGAKISISLPLSTQVAN; via the coding sequence TTGAAATCTGATAACGTTACTCGAATTCCCAAATCAGAAATTCTATACGGCTCTGAGAATGCTATGAGAAGGGGAATATCATTCATGAAGACTACTAAAACTAGAATGGATATTGCATTCGACAAGAATGCCCCTTCAATAGTAGTTCAAATCCCTGGTTACCGTGACGGATATAAGGACGTCATAAAACGGGGAGCAAAAATAAGGTGTATAACAGAAGTTACTTATGAAAATACTCGATTTTGTAAAGAATTATTGAATATGGTTACTGAATTGCGACATCTGAATGGGTTAAGTGGAAGGATTGCAGTCAACGAATCCGAATACATGACTACGACTGGACTTCAAACTGCAAAACCAATTACAGAGATAATTTATAGCAATGTTGATGAGGTCGTTGCCCAAGGTCGAGATACCTTTGAATCACTGTGGAGTAATGCCTTCCCCGCAATTCAAAGAATAAGAGAGATTGAAAAAGGGACCGAACCAATTTTTACCAAAATTCTTCAAGACGACAAAGAAATCAGAGATACAATATTTAGAATAATAAGAAAATCCAAATTTCTACTTCTATGCACATCAATAGGTGGTATTCAAATCAGTCATGAACACTTTCTCGACATTAATATAAAAATCCTTCGAGCGTACAATGCAGGAAAACATGATGGTATCAAATGGGTCACATCTATCAATGATAAGAGTGACGTCGATCTTGTTAATTTATTTTCTAAATACGGTATGAAAATAAAACATACTTTAGATAGGCCATCAATCAATTTTGTGATAAGTGATAAATATTTTGCATCTACTACGGAGAAAATGATCAACGGGGAAATGATTTCAAATCTTTTGTTTAGCAACGATCCCGTATACTTGGAGCATTTCTCTACTATTTTTAATAATACCTGGAAAAATTCAATGAATTTAAGAGATAGGACAAAGGAAATAAAAGATGCTAACCTATTTAAAACACAAGTCATATCTGATCCTCAAATTTCATTTAAGATGACAAATCAATTTTACGCTTCTGCTAAAAAAGAAATTTTGATAATATTAACCTCTGTCAATTCATTATTGCAGCTAATTAACTCAGGCAGTTTGGAGAAACTAAATGAATTGGGATCCAGAGGCCTTTCTGTAAAGGTGCTAATAATACAGAGCCATAAAATAGATCATCTAAAGGAAATAAAGTTTGAGTATCCACAAATTGAATTTAGGACACCTCAATTCCACTTTCCTGTAAAAAACAGGATTACTATTGTGGATAGAACTAAAACTATTATACAAAAAATTAAAGATGATTCCAAAACAAAAATCCCGCAGACAGAAGGCATCACCACTTACATAGAAGGCGAATTAACAGCTTGGTCTCATACTGCAATTTTTGATACACTGTGGAAACAATCTGAAACAGTAGATAAGTTAAGGAGAATTAACAAACATCTTCAATCCCATGAAAAAATGCAAAAGGAGTACATAGACATAATTGCACATGAGCTAAGAAGTCCAATTCAACCTATCATAGGACTTACTGAATATGTAAAAGAAAAGCTAAAAGATAAAAAACAAATAGAATTACTTGATTCTGTAATTGCAAGCGGGCAGAAGCTAAACATGTTGACTGAAAGTATTTTAGATGTATCTAGAATAGAAGATCATCTTTTCAGCCTGAAAGAAGAAAATTTGGACCTAAATGAATTATTACAAAGCATAATCAGAGTTTTTAAAAAAATATTGAAAAGAAATGAAAAAGTTATTAAGTTTACTTTTTTTGATTCCAAGAGCCCATTTGTAGTACTTGGCGACAGGAACAGACTGGAACAAGTAATTTCAAATCTGATTCACAATTCAATAAAATCAATTACAAGAAAATATCAGGGGATAGATGGTGGAGAGATATTGATAAAGATGGAAAGAAAAAAACCAGTTTTAAGCATCAATCCAACAAAGAGACAAGAAATCGTCCATATAATAATTGAAGATAATGGTGATGGTATAGAACCAGCATTATTACCCAAGTTATTTACAAAATTTACAAAATCTTCGGATGGAAACGGATTAGGCCTATATATTTCAAGGAAAATTATCGAGGCACATGGAGGAAAGATTTGGGCTGCAAATATGAGGAGTGGAAACGGAGCTAAAATTAGTATTAGCCTGCCACTTTCTACCCAGGTCGCAAATTAA
- a CDS encoding pyridoxamine 5'-phosphate oxidase family protein: protein MDKNQIDGFLKSELIGRLGCFDGNKMYVVPITYAYNNGYIYGHTKDGLKIHMMRNNPNVCFEIDWMKDMNNWKSVIVYGTFEELKGEDANNGLEILMKSIMSNLDRKSYPTEASDHENHGIENYAFQHSFLSPFLHNKNNEIFEIVVYRIKVNEATGKFGNNIESTANN from the coding sequence TTGGACAAAAATCAGATTGACGGTTTTCTAAAATCAGAATTAATAGGAAGATTAGGTTGTTTTGATGGTAACAAAATGTATGTTGTACCTATAACTTACGCTTATAATAATGGATATATTTATGGGCATACAAAAGATGGCTTAAAAATTCATATGATGCGAAATAATCCAAATGTCTGTTTTGAAATTGATTGGATGAAAGACATGAACAATTGGAAAAGTGTGATTGTTTATGGAACTTTTGAGGAATTAAAAGGGGAAGATGCTAATAACGGATTGGAAATTCTAATGAAATCAATCATGTCTAATTTAGATAGAAAATCCTATCCGACTGAAGCATCTGATCATGAAAATCATGGTATTGAAAATTATGCATTTCAGCACTCATTTTTATCCCCATTCTTACACAATAAGAATAATGAAATTTTTGAAATAGTGGTTTATCGAATAAAAGTGAATGAAGCTACAGGGAAATTCGGAAATAATATAGAATCTACTGCTAATAATTAG